TTTGCGATCGCCAAATCGCAAACTCACATCCGTAACTTGTAACATGAATTTCCTCCATAAATTGATATTTCTAACGCATGAATTATACCATAGATAAGCGATTCTTTCGACGGGATAAGTTTTTTGACGTGTTTCTTCATTAAAAAGAGTTGTTTTGAATGAAACTGTAAATTCAATACTCGAACGTGTTATAATGTTTCTAATACTGAAAGACAAAGGAGTAAATATGGCTTTAAGAGAAAATGATATTATTGGATCAATTGAATTCTTGAAAGTATTAGGGTTAAATGGTTCAACTTACGAATTAGAAGGTCCTAATGGCGAAAAAGTAAAATTAAACCAATCAGAAGTCAATGAAGATGATGATTTAGAAGTGGGAGAGGAATATAGTTTCTTCATTTATCCAAACCGCTCAGGCGAATTATTTGCGACTCAAAATATGCCTGATATTACAACAAGCAAATATGATTACGTAAAAGTATTGAAAACTGATAGAGACGGCGCAAAAGTCGATGCCGGTTTACCAAGAGAAGTATTGATTCCTTGGGAAGATCTTCCGAAGATAAAATCACTCTGGCCTCAAAATGGTGATTATGTCTTAGCCACTTTACGTATTGATAGTGAAAAACAAATGTTTGCGCGTTTAGCCACTGAAACAATTGTCAGCCAAATGTATACTCCAGTAAACAATGATGAACTGCAAAATAAGATGATAGAAGCAAGACCTTACCGTGTATTGAAAGTAGGAAGCTTCTTATTATCTAAAGACGGCTATAAAATTTTTGTCCATGAGAGTGAACGTAAATCTGAACCAAGATTAGGGGAACTCGTTGAAATCCGCGTAATTGGTCATAATGAAAAAGGGGAATTGAATGGTTCCTTCTTACCATTTGCACATGAACGTTTAGACGAAGATGGACAAGTCGTGTTTGATTTACTTGTAGAATATGACGGTGAACTTCCATTTTGGGATAAATCCAGTCCAGAAGCTATTAAAGAAGTCTTTAATATGAGTAAAGGGGCATTCAAGCGTGCTATCGGACATCTCTACAAAAGAAAAATCATCGATATTGAAACTGGAAAAATACGTTTAACTAAAAAAGGAGAAGCACTCGCTACTTCTGAAAATGAATAACTGTTAAAGAGCTGGGACCAAATGTACTGCACCCCTAAAGTTGAACCTGAAAAATTCAACTTTAGGGGTGTTTATTTATGAATAAAAAATATAATTTAGAATTCAAGCTTCAATTGATAAAAGAATATAAAACAGGTCCTCTAGGCTATGAATTATTATCAAAAAAATATAATATTCATGATTCTTATATTAGGACTTGGATTTATCAGTATGATACCTTCGGTATAAAAGGATTGACTGCCGGTATGAAAAAAAGAAAATATTCCCAAGAAGAGAAAGTTGAAATACTAGAATATAGATTAAAACATCAATTATCATACAAAGAGACTGCCAAAAAATTTAATAT
Above is a genomic segment from Staphylococcus piscifermentans containing:
- a CDS encoding CvfB family protein, with the protein product MALRENDIIGSIEFLKVLGLNGSTYELEGPNGEKVKLNQSEVNEDDDLEVGEEYSFFIYPNRSGELFATQNMPDITTSKYDYVKVLKTDRDGAKVDAGLPREVLIPWEDLPKIKSLWPQNGDYVLATLRIDSEKQMFARLATETIVSQMYTPVNNDELQNKMIEARPYRVLKVGSFLLSKDGYKIFVHESERKSEPRLGELVEIRVIGHNEKGELNGSFLPFAHERLDEDGQVVFDLLVEYDGELPFWDKSSPEAIKEVFNMSKGAFKRAIGHLYKRKIIDIETGKIRLTKKGEALATSENE
- a CDS encoding helix-turn-helix domain-containing protein; the encoded protein is MNKKYNLEFKLQLIKEYKTGPLGYELLSKKYNIHDSYIRTWIYQYDTFGIKGLTAGMKKRKYSQEEKVEILEYRLKHQLSYKETAKKFNIVNPNIIAQWQKKLNEYGILGLKPKPKGRVPKTMKKKNTETNNQPLNETEREELERLRHENKLLEIQIELEKKLQSLARKNQTRK